Within the Odocoileus virginianus isolate 20LAN1187 ecotype Illinois unplaced genomic scaffold, Ovbor_1.2 Unplaced_Scaffold_21, whole genome shotgun sequence genome, the region ctccagaatagatcacatcctgggccataaatctagtcttggtaaattcaaaaaaattgaaatcattccagtcatcttttctgaccacagtgcagtaagattagatctcaattacaggaaaaaaattactaaaaattcaaacatatggaggctaaacaacatgcttctgaataaccaacaaatcatagaagaaatcaaaaaagaaatcaaaatatgcatagaaatgaatgaaaatgaaaacacaacaacccaaaacctatgggacaccgtaaaagcagtgctaaggggaagattcatagcattacaggcctacctcaagaaacaagaaaacagtcaaataaataacctaactctacacctaaagcaactagagaaggaagaaatgaagaaccccagggttagtagaaggaaagaaatcttaaaaattagggcagaaataaatgcaaaagaaactaaagagaccatagcaaaaatcaacaaagctaaaagctggttttttgaaaaaataaacaaaattgacaaaccattagcaagactcattaagaaacaaagggagaagaaccaaattaacaaaattagaaacgaaaatggagagatcacaacagacaacactgaaatacaaaggatcataagagactactaccagcagctctatgccaataaaatggacaacttggaagaatgggcaagttcttagagaagtataactttccaaaactgaaccagaaagaaatagaagatcttaacaaacccatcacaaacaaggaaatcaaaactgtaatcagaaatcttccagcaaacaaaagcccaggactggatggcttcacagctgaattctaccaaaaattaagagaagagctaacacctatcttactcaaactcttccagaaaattgcagaagaaggtaaacttccaaactcattctatgaggccaccatcaccctaattccaaaaccagacaaagatgacacaaaaaaagacaactacaggccaatatcactgatgaacatagatgtaaaactccttaacaaaattctagcaaacagaatccaacaacatattaaaaaaatcatacaccatgaccaagtgggctttatcccaggaatgcaaggattctttaatatctgcaaatcaatgtaatacaccacattaacaaattgaaagataaaaaccatatgattatctcaatagatgcagaaaaagcctttgacaaaattcaacatctatttatgattaaaactctccagaaagcaggcatagaaggaacatacctcaacataacaaaagctatatatgacaaacccacagcaagcattaccctcaacggtgaaaaattgaaagcatttcccctaaaatcaggaacaagacaagggtgcccactctcaccactactattcaacatagttttggaagtgttggccacagcaatcagggcagaaaaagaagtaaaaggaatccagataggaaaaagaagtgaaactctctctgtttgcagatgacatgatcctctacatagaaaaccctaaagactctaccagaaaattactagagctaatcaacaaatgtagtaaagttgcaggatataaaattaacacacagaaatcccttgcattcctatacactaacaatgagaaaacagaaagagaaattaaggaaacaataccattcaccattgcaacaaaaagaataaaatacttaggagtatatccacctaaagaaacaaaagacctatacatagaaaactataaatcactgatgaaagaaatcaaagaggacacaaacagatggagaaatataccgtgctcatggattggaagaatcaatattgtcaaaatggctatactacccaaagcaatctatagattcaatgcaatccctatcaagctaccaacggtatttttcacagaattagaacaaataatttcacaatttgtatggaaatacaaaaaaacctcgaatagccaaagtaatcttgagaaagaagaatggaactggaggaatcaacctgcctgacttcaaactatactacaaagctacagtcatcaagacagtatggtactggcacaaagacagaaatatagatcaatggaacagaatagaaagcccagagataagtccacgaacctatggtcaccttatcttcgacaaaggaggcaaggatatacaatggaaaaaagataacctctttaacaagtggtgctgggaaaactgtcaaccacttgtaaaagaatgaaactagaacactttctaacaccatacacaaaaataaactcaaaatggattaaagatctaaatgtaagaccagaaactatcaaactcctagaggagaacataggcaaaacactctccgacataaatcacagcaggatcctctatgacccacatcccagaatattagaaacaaaagcaaaaataaatgggacctaatgaaacttaaaagcttttgcacaacaaaggaaactataagcaaggtgaaaagacagccctcagattgggagaaaataatagcaaacgaagcaacagacaaaggattaatctcaaaaatatacaagcaactcctgcagctcaactccagaaaaataaatgacccaatcaaaaaatgggccaaagaactcaacagacatttctccaaggaagacatacagatggctaacaaacacatgaaaagatgaaaagatgctcaacatcactcattatcagagaaatgcaaatcaaaaccacaatgaggtaccattatacgccagtcaggatggctgctatccaaaagtctacaagcaataaatgctagagagggtgtggagaaaagggaaccctcttacactgttggtggaatgcaaactagtaaagcctctatggaaaacagtgtggagatttctcaaaaaactggaaatagaactgccatatgacccaacagcccacttctgggcatacacaccgaggaaaccagatctgaaagagacacgtgcaccccagtgttcattgcagcactgttcataatagccaggacatggaagcaacctagatgcccatcagcagatgaatggataaggaagctgtggtacctatacaccatggaatattactcagccatttaaaagaattcatttgaatcagttctagtgagatggatgaaactggagcccattatacagagcgaagtaagccagaaaaataaagaccattacagtatactaacacattatatatggactttagaaagatggtaatgataaccctatatgcaaaacagaaaaagagactcagatgtatagaacagacttttggactctgtgggagaaggtgagggtgggatgttttgaagggaacagcatcgaaacatgtatattatctagggtgaaacagatcaccagcccaggttggatgcatgagacaagtgctcggacctggtgcactgggaagacccagagggatcgggtggagagggaggtgggaggggggatcgggatggggaatacatgtaaatccatggctaactcatgtcaatgtatggcaaaaaccactacaatattgtaaagtaattagcctctaactaataaaaataaataaaaaaataaaaagaaggcaaaGAGACAATGATTACTAAGgagataaaattcaaaaaatgccTCATATGCATTAAAGTTAATAAAGGAtgtagaaaggaaaggagagtgaaatgtatttaaaacagatttctttcctcaacccatgaacttccagatgttcaagctggatttagaaaaggcagatgaatcagagatcaaattgccaacatctgttggatcattgaaaaagcaagagagttccagaaagacatctacttctgctttattgcctacaccaaagcctttgactatgtagatcacaaaaaactttgggaaattcttcaagagatgggaataccagaccacctgacctgcctcctgagaaatctgtatgcaggtcaagaaacaacagttagaactggacatggaacaacagactggttccaaatttggaaaggagtacatcaaggctgtatattgtcaccctgcttatttaacttatatgcagagtatatcatgtgaaatgctggactggatgaagcacaagctagaatcaagattgctgggagaaatatcgataacctcagatatgcagatgacaccacccttatgacagcaagtgaagaactaaagagcctctttaaagtgaaagaggagagtgaaaaacttggcttacaactcaacattcagaaaactaatcgatgggaaacaatggaaacagtgacagactttatttttttcagctccaaaatcactgccaatggtgactgcagccatgaaattaaaagatgcttgctccttggaagaaaagctatgaccaacctagattacatattaaaaagcagagacatactttgctgacaaaagtccatctagtcaaagctatggtttttccagtagccatgtatgggtgtgagagttggactttaaagaaagctgagcactgaagaattgatacttttgaactgtggtgttggacaagacttgtgagagtcccctagactgcaaggagacccaaccagtcagtcctaaaggaaatcagtcctgaatattcattggaaggactgatgctgaagctgaaactccaatactttggctacctgatgcaaagaactgactcctttgaaaagaccctgatgctgggaaagattgaaggtgggaggagaaggggacaacaggatgaaatggttgcgtggcatcactgactcaatactcatgagtttgagcaagcttcggtcgttggtgatggacatggaagcctggcatgttgcagtccaaggggtagcaaagagtaggacatgactgaacaactgaactgaactgagcccatGGTCAGTGGACTGTCACGAAAATACACAGACTATTTCATACATGTCTAATTTCCTATCAAATTtttgaattataaatataaattgacTCAGTTGATTTGGGGATACCATATGACTGAATTAACAATCCATATCTAGATTTTCTCTTCAGCCTCTTCATTTACTCCCTTTTATGCTAAAGAAACTTTTTCACCCTATCCAGTTCATTCTTCGAGTTTAAACCTCCTAAATCCTGTGTTTCCTTTATCAACAAATAGTTCATATTTGGGACCAGGTCCTAAGTATTTAGATTTTTCTGAGAACAAGTTATGCACCCTGCCAGTGTACCTGCAGGTCCCATTGCTACCTCTGGCTTAAGATAACGTGGGGAATGTCCTATGAACAATTGACTGAGAAACCTGAGCATgttctataaataattttttttcatctgcaaCAAGCAGGAAGTGAACTGCTGCACCATTCAGGCACCTCTAAGTTTAAGTGTTATACTGAATAGAAGTGtgtaatttgaagaaaaaatatatcaagagagaggggacatatgtatacctatagctgattcatgttgaggtttgacagaaaacaacaaaattctataaagcaattatccttcaattaaaaaatagattaaatatataGTAGTATAATATTTAAGATAATGAATTTATCATTTACAAATGCTGTTAGTTACCATTGGCAAGTTTCTTAAATTCTCTATGcctcaattttttcatttttataatagaaataataatacccCAATTGCAGTGTTGTGAGGTATAAGGGAGGTATACTTTGTAAAACACTCAGGACAATGCCTGGCATAGATTAGGTGTCAAATGTATATTTgatctaattattattattccctcTCTTTTAAGGAGAGGTAGCTCAGGATGAAGATCCATAGTACATTTTCAGAATGGTTAATTGTCtaactatataaaaatatctgaaaagaacAAGGTCTGTAGGGGTAATATCAAGCAGTTTGGAGAAGGAATATAAATTTGAATATCTCAAATGagttaataagaaaagaaataaaaataaacaactgaagCACcataaatatggaaagaaaacttGGGACCCAAAGAAAGTTAAACAGTGTCATAAAATATGTAATAGGAGAAAATATGTAGTTATGGAGATGAAGATTTCATAAATAAGTGGTTATTGATTTGAGATTTGAAGAACTTGGATTAATTAGATGAAGAGAATAGTtacaacaacaacatagttaTTGGAGAGGGAGATTCTAGGGAGAGAAAGCAACATGTGCATTGTCTGCATGGTGAGATGATattcaagaaactgaaagaaagtcATTGAAATTAGAACAGAGAGAGCATGGAGCTAGATGAGGTCTGTGAGAGCAAAAAAGAGCTGGATCTTTTTTGGCTATGTTCTTCATGTTAGTCTGTATTCTAAGTTAtgagcctactgtatagcactcaGACATGGTTATGGtttactgaaaattttttttttcatttctttttattagttgtaggctaattaccccacagcactgcagtgggttttgtcatacactgacatgaatcagccatggatttacacgtattccccatcccgatcctccctcccaccttcctctccacccgatccctctgggtcttcccaatgcaccaggcccaagcacttgtctcatgcatccaacctgggctggtgatctgaaaTCTTTAATTTGAACTATCACCGTGACTGTAGTTTGGAACATACTGAATAAGGTCAGTCCTTCCTAGTGgatgtgttgtttagtcactaagacgttgtctgactcttttgcaatcccatggactatagccttccaggcttctctgtctgtgatttcccaggcaagaatactggagtgggttgccatgcccttctccagggaatcttcccgacccagggaatgaatccgcatcttggcaggcagattctttaccattgagccaccagagaggtcAATTAAAGGTCAAAATGATGACAGTGTGAACTATCCCAGGAACATTAAGGAGAAGTGAAGGATTTTCATGTTTCCTGTGTATAATTGCCATTATTTTGTGACAGATTGAATATAGTGACCAAAGAGAGCTGTGTTAGAAGGACAATCCTAAGACTCCTGTCTTCCATACAGAATGGATGGTGTAGTAGTTTGTGCTAAGATATAGAATGGaaaattttgacatatttttcagGGTAGGTTCACTCATAAGTTTGCTTTGGGCATCTCCAAAATTCAAGGCATACCTTGAATTTCTGAGTGAGATATCAACTAGAAACTTGATTTCAAATTTCAGATTGGTTCTGTGGGGTGTCAGTGGTTAATGCATTGAAATTAAGATGAAACAAAGGCATATTTTAAATGCCATTGGACCATATTATATTAGAGACTACATATTATCAGCCAGCTTCAGAAGTTGTTCTTTGTGTTCTTATTGATCATTTACTGGAGATGGCTAAATATGATTTTTTCAGGACAAAATAGGCTTAAAAATGATAACTGTCTTCAAAAGCTTTACAGGAGACTTTTTGCTAATAAACTTTTACCAAAAAGACCCACTTCAAATATGTCCAATACTTGTTCTTCCTCTGTTGTTTTTCCATTGCTTTGAAATGGCAGCTTCTTCCAATACTGATGTTTCCTTATGTGTGCTCTCAGAATGCAAACATCTTCTAAGAAGTAAAATTTGACTTTAATATTTCTAGTATGCATTAGAagcttttttattaatataactgGAAATTTTCAAAGTAGTTTAGTGAAAGAAAACCTCTGAACATAAAGTGAATAAGTTCTGTGTacatattttatgaatttatagatcaatatattaattataaaggAGATTACCAGTTTGCCATTAATAAGGTGCTCCATATTTTTGCTAAATTCTCATACTTGGAAAATAATGAGATGATAGATGATTCCATTCAAATTTCTACATAAGCCAGGGTATAACATATACCTATGTGTTATATATACAACATAACAATGCTATGTGTGTCACTGGCtttcatgtgaaaaaaaatcaaatatttgtaacagaatgcTCAATTCTTTAGGAACACAACTATGAAATGGCTTTACTTTTTCCAATAACTGTTTAATTTTGCTCTTTTGATTCTCCCTTTTGTTTCCCTGAACTAGCTCTGTCAGTTACTATAActtgcagattttttaaattattgaaatatagtgaatttgaatttgaaaaagtttatcatattttaaattcagaacTCAGCCAATACATAACAGCTTCTAGACCCTGTGTGGTCTGGTGAATTGGTAAGTTAGGaataagagagaggaaaaggacaaATTTCCTTACTGGATGAGGCCCAGGAAGTTATAGGATGTAATATACAATGTGGTTCAGTTGTTGATGTACAAGGCTATTAGGTTTCCATTTTTCTGGTTCTTCGATATCTTCCATCAAAGCTTTGTAGTTTTCCTTATATAGATATTAgcatattttgtaaatttatacCTAAGTTGGTTATTTTTTCAAGTATTCTTTATTCGTTTCTAACTCTGCTTTTTAGAGATTCCTACAGTGAACCTCAATACAAAAGACAGCAGTAATTGTATGTGAAGCAGCCCTCACATTTATGTTTCTATATCCACTCCCCCCGACCCAAGCTCCAGGGGATACAACCAAAGTCTGTCTTTAACATTTAGTCATCTGAAGCTCCTCTCAGATGGAAGTAGTTCAGCTGCCCCAGATGCTACATCTCAGCAAGCTTTGGAGTGGAGACTTTTATCCAGTTTCTCCTTTTAATAGACCTTCCAGTTTCTACAGTATTTCTCTTTGAGGCACTCTTAACACCCTCCCGCCCTGAATATGATTGCATATGCTTGCAGCTCTCCCTTCCCATCTACTGTGAGAGATAGaaggaagatctccttgagaacCCACAGTTTTGTAAGTGCAGCATTTCCAACTTGCTTCGCCCCCCTCAGTCTGCCACACATTCGGGTGGATACATGGAGGTGCCTGGGGtgattttctatgtttttaataaatgcaattatttttgaCTCATGTGCTGTCTTATTTAGAACTTAAAGTGCCTTGTTACTTCAGCTCTGGCCACTTCTGAAATGGCTTAATGAGTAAACGAAGCTCCACTGCACTCATGtcacatatttaaaacaatagatgcagcaaatataatattaaatttattacatgatttaaaaatgctttaatatcTGAAAAGCATAGAGTAATAAATGTGATATCAGGTTTTTATCATTTTGGAGGTACGTGGAGGTACTAACTACTGAAGATTTCTGGTACTTAACCAGAAACAGGTTGGACCTTGGAAGAGATATCAAGTAGTCTTGACGTGAGAGAGCTGTGTGGGGCATGTCTCCTAGAAGCAGTCGTGCATGGGAAAGCATCTCATTGGTGTCCACAACTTTCTATTACTTAAACTCAAGATCTGTTCATACCTTTTTCCTTCCATACATTAAAAAGGCATTTTTGATGTTTCTGTTTTGGAGCCTCTCCTCATTCTACTAAACCAAGAGTCAGCACTGATATTTCTCTCATGATATATGAAGAAAAGACTCTTTAAACTTTTACTTATGGAGGAGCTGCTGTGAAGCTCTGGAATAAAATGTCACACAAGTTTAGTAAAGagatttctttcatctctcttcCAGGATATCACCCTTATTCTGGAATCCAGGAAAATTGGAGGAGGAAAATATCCAGAAAATACTTCTGGCAGATACATGGGTCTCTAAATAGTTTAGTAATAAACAGGTTTAGGTCATTTGTCTGTGAGTGCTCCTTAGTGTTAGTCTTTGAAAGGCTTCCTTCACTTCCTTGTTCCTCAAGGTGTAGATAACTGGATTCAGAGCAGGTGTGACCACTGTGTACATGAGTGCAGTTGCCTTGTCTGTTTCTGGAGTGTGTGCAGCCTTCGGTTGGAGGTAAGTGAACAAGGCAGTGCCATAGAAGAGAGAAACAACCAGGATATGAGAAGAGCAAGTGGAGAAAGCTTTGCTTCTGCCAGTGGCTGAAGGGATTCTCAGGATGGTCACCAGAATGCGCACATAGGAGCACAGAATGAGGAGACAGGGGGTCATGATAAAGAGCACAGAGATAGCAAACATCACAATCTCATTGTGGGAGGTATCAACACAAGCTAGTTTCACTACAGGCATGATGTCACAAAAAAAGTGCTGGATCCTTCCTGTTCCACAGAAGGGCAGAGTGAAGATCCATGTGGTCTGGGCTGATTCCACCACGACCCCAGTGGTCCAAGATGCTACAGCCAATTTCAAACACACACGAGGGTCCATCAGGAGAGAGTAATGCAGAGGATGGCAAATAGCTACAAAGCGGTCATAAGCCATGGCTGCTAGCAGGCAGCATTCTGTCAGTCCCAAGATGCTAAATACATACATCTGAGCTGCACAGCGTCCCACGCTTATGGTCTTGATCTCCACAAGCAAGTGCACCAGCATCTGAGGCACCACACTAGTGATATAGCACATCTCCAGAAAGGAGAGGttaaccaggaagaaatacatgggagTGTGCAAGGAAGGGGTGCCCCAGATCAAGCCAATGATGAGAGGTTTCCTCCCACAGTAAACAAGTAAATGGTTAAGAACACAATGAAGAGCACAGGTTGCAACTCTGCTAGAGAGGAAAATGCTACAAATGTGAAGTGGGTGCAGAGGGACTGGTTTCCACTCATTATAGGCTCAGAGCTAGACATCtgtggagagagcagagagggtAGAAGTAACACCTAAAGGCATCCAGTCACCTAGCATAGGTCTCTGTGGAACTTTCTAGGTTCAGTGGTCTGACATGAGAACCTACACACTTGTATTCCTTTTGCTAAAAGTTTTGAAATGATTAAGAAAAACccatggaggaggagatggtagccactccagtatttttggctggagaaatccatggacagaggagcctcatcgGCTACGGTCCAtatgattgcaaagagtcagacatactgaagtgacttagcaggcatgcatgcagcCAACATAATGGATCCAgtatttattcctgattttaagttctttattttcaTAGAAGTTTAGAGAAAACAATGGCTTTAAATTACATCCtctcatgttttgtttttaccttgCTGTTATCCTAATCATATACACAGACTTTTAGGTGTGCAATATATATGAAAGCCTTCTAAGTGTAAAAGTGTTTGCCACTTCAGTTgttttggactctttgtgaccccatggactgtagaccacccaATTTCTCTGTTCAAGGAAATCTCCAGGAAAGAAGATTGGTGTGTGTTGCCATTCTGTTCTTACGGGGTCTTCCCCACTCAGAGATTGTACCCAGgactccagcattgcaggaaAAATCTTTACCACTAAGTGTAAAGAAGTCACATAAAAGATAAGTGCAGAAAGTAAATTGTAAAGGTGCTATGTTCTGGTCTTCTGAATTCCATGATTTTCCCTTAAATTTATGCTTAAGTGTTTGAAAGGGTATTTCTAggcatttatctattcattttcttacatattttagtCATTTGATATGAATATGATAAAATCATAACTTGGTAGCTAAAAcccatggaaatcaaaaccaccagAATGTCCTTTCTATATCCTCAATGTAATTGTACAAGAAATTTGAATGGGAGAACATACCGAGAACCATACCAAGAAAATCTTCCCTTTCCTTGTCAGGCTTCTAGACTTCTGACAATTCCCAATTATAACATGGTTATAGAACAGGCAGTATTTCTATGCTGGCTAGATACCATAGGGATTTCATCCACTGCACAGTTTAATTTGTCTCAAGAGGAATTTGTTCAAAAACAATGATGAAATTCAATGTAAATTTGGTTTTCATTATTTGAATACATGTCCCAGAGACAATCTATTGCTGTTAGTTATATCACTTAAATTTCAGTGGGCAAATCCCAGTATTTCTAATGGATTTACACCTTGCACTTCAGTTATTGAATTGTATGGCtattttccatattaattttcttcatgtttctcagATGCACAGTGACTGCTCATGTCTTTTTTAATATCAATAGAACCAGCACAAAGTAGACTCTGTAGACCAATGGATAGTATTTGCTTTAACAGACATTCAAAATTTTGCAGTAATTCTCTTTGAAGTACCCTCAACACCCTCATTATAATTTGATATGCTTATAGCCCTCCTTTCCCACATTGTGTGAGTTATAGAAGGAAAATCTACCTTGGAGCCCACAGTTTTATCATGAAAAGTGTGAAAGTAAAATTTACTCAgccgtggccaactctttgtaaaCCATGGAATtgtccatgccagaatactggaatggatagcctttcccttctccaagggaccttcctgacccagaaattgaactggggtctacttcattgcaggcggattctttaccaactgagctatcagggatacCAATGCAATGTTTCTACTGGCCTTGcagcctcctctctctgccaTACTTACAGGTAGGTACATGGAGGTGGCTGGGGGAGGTTCcaaatcgtgtgtgtgtgtgtgtgtgtgtgtgtgtgtgtgtgtgtgtgtgtgtgtgttagttgctcagctgtgtctgtgtctgtgaccccatgaactgtaacttgccaggctcctctgtccatggaattctccaggcaagaatactggaatgggttgctatcccttctccaagggatcttcccttctgggggattgaacttgggtctcctgcacttcaggcagattctttaccatctgagcaaccaggcaAGTCCTCCTAACTTTTTAGTAACCCAGCTATTATTGACTAATTTTCTATCTTCTTCAGAATTTAAAGAGCCTCCTTCCTTCAACTTTGGTCTATTctgaaatggataaacaaggaaAGCAAGCTCCACTCCATTCATGTCACATGTTTAAAACAAACAGTTGCAATGAATATGGTATCAAATTTatcacatgattttaaaaatgcttttatatcTTAAAAAGCATACAGTGATAAATATGATATCAGGTGTTACCATTTTGATGATCTATGGAGATAAAATGTGATATCAGGTTTTATCATTTTGATGGTCTGTGGAGATAGTGATTCCTGAAGATTTCTGGTACTTAAAATCAGTTtggtacccaaagcaatctatagattcaatgcaatccctatcaaactaccaacggtatttttcacagaactagaacaaataatttcacaatttgtatggaaatacaaaaaacctcaaatagccaaagtaatcctgagaaagaagaatggaactggaggaatcaatctgcctgacttcagactctactacaaagccacagtcatcaagacagtatggtactggcacaaagacagaaatatagatcaatggaacagaatagaaagcccagagataaatccacaaacctatggtcaccttatcttcgacaaaggaggcaaggat harbors:
- the LOC139033613 gene encoding LOW QUALITY PROTEIN: olfactory receptor 10C1-like (The sequence of the model RefSeq protein was modified relative to this genomic sequence to represent the inferred CDS: inserted 1 base in 1 codon), with protein sequence MSSSEPIMSGNQSLCTHFTFVAFSSLAELQPVLFIVFLTIYLFTVGGNLXIIGLIWGTPSLHTPMYFFLVNLSFLEMCYITSVVPQMLVHLLVEIKTISVGRCAAQMYVFSILGLTECCLLAAMAYDRFVAICHPLHYSLLMDPRVCLKLAVASWTTGVVVESAQTTWIFTLPFCGTGRIQHFFCDIMPVVKLACVDTSHNEIVMFAISVLFIMTPCLLILCSYVRILVTILRIPSATGRSKAFSTCSSHILVVSLFYGTALFTYLQPKAAHTPETDKATALMYTVVTPALNPVIYTLRNKEVKEAFQRLTLRSTHRQMT